In Zobellia roscoffensis, the following are encoded in one genomic region:
- a CDS encoding aminopeptidase P family protein: protein MIRLLYFIVALLLAPLTIIAQDQPSDFLSADFHKGRRDEVRKMMPANSVAVIFANAVRNRANDVDYVYHQDPNFYYLTGYNEPNAVLLIFSEDQTTKGVEGNELIYVQERNPKAEQWNGKRLGIEGVKSKLGFKTAFNGSAFEDIPVNFQEFDKVLFFDFENDYRDSSDEADLYNLIQTFKTKVDYPADFDSSKDRFYSMITSTDVENSANVAQILGRYLNRDEKLQEDELISGFVNAEDDKLRSEIKEKVSLKLDANNLNSSMLNEILASLRETKLAEEMVLLKRAIEISAVGQVEVMKAMHPNMSETEIQGVHEYVYKKYGAEYEGYPSIVGGGHNGCILHYIENNKPEVGNDLVLMDLGAEYHGYTADVTRTIPANGKFSKEQKQIYDIVYDAQEAGIKASTLGAPFQAPGEAASKVVTAGLMKLGIITKEEDARIYFPHGTSHYLGLDVHDKGTYQPFQENTVITVEPGIYIPEGSDCDEKWWGIAVRIEDDILITKNGPVNLSAMAPRKAEEIEKVMKQPSPLDKFELPTLN, encoded by the coding sequence ATGATAAGATTACTTTATTTCATAGTAGCGTTGTTATTGGCACCTTTAACAATTATAGCGCAAGATCAACCATCCGATTTTCTTTCGGCAGATTTTCACAAAGGCAGAAGAGATGAAGTTAGAAAAATGATGCCGGCAAATAGTGTGGCCGTGATATTTGCAAATGCGGTTAGAAACCGAGCTAATGATGTGGACTATGTGTACCATCAAGACCCTAACTTTTATTATCTGACCGGTTACAATGAGCCCAATGCAGTACTGCTTATTTTTTCTGAAGACCAGACCACAAAGGGGGTTGAAGGTAACGAGTTAATATATGTGCAAGAAAGAAACCCTAAGGCGGAGCAATGGAACGGAAAAAGATTAGGAATTGAAGGAGTAAAAAGTAAACTCGGTTTTAAGACAGCTTTTAACGGAAGTGCTTTTGAGGATATTCCAGTGAACTTTCAGGAATTTGACAAAGTATTGTTTTTTGATTTCGAAAACGATTATCGGGATTCAAGTGATGAAGCGGATTTGTATAATTTGATTCAAACCTTTAAAACGAAAGTTGATTACCCTGCTGATTTTGATAGTTCTAAAGACAGGTTCTATTCTATGATTACATCTACGGATGTCGAGAATAGCGCCAATGTGGCGCAAATTTTAGGGAGATACCTTAACAGGGATGAAAAACTTCAGGAAGATGAACTTATAAGTGGTTTTGTAAATGCCGAAGATGATAAATTAAGAAGTGAAATAAAGGAGAAGGTAAGTCTAAAGCTAGATGCCAATAATTTAAACTCTTCCATGTTGAATGAAATTTTAGCTTCATTACGGGAAACCAAATTGGCGGAAGAAATGGTCTTGTTAAAAAGGGCAATTGAAATTTCGGCAGTGGGCCAAGTTGAAGTAATGAAAGCCATGCACCCAAATATGTCAGAGACCGAGATTCAAGGAGTACACGAATATGTATATAAAAAGTACGGTGCAGAATATGAGGGTTATCCGTCCATAGTGGGAGGTGGTCATAACGGGTGTATTTTGCATTATATTGAAAACAACAAACCAGAAGTAGGGAATGATTTGGTGTTGATGGATTTAGGTGCGGAATACCACGGTTACACGGCGGATGTTACGAGAACGATACCTGCTAATGGAAAATTTTCAAAGGAACAGAAACAGATATACGACATTGTTTACGATGCGCAGGAAGCCGGGATTAAGGCAAGTACCCTTGGAGCACCGTTTCAGGCGCCAGGAGAAGCGGCCAGTAAAGTAGTTACCGCAGGTTTAATGAAATTAGGAATCATAACTAAAGAAGAAGATGCACGTATCTATTTTCCGCATGGAACTTCACATTATTTAGGATTAGATGTTCATGATAAGGGCACGTATCAACCATTTCAAGAGAATACGGTAATTACCGTTGAACCTGGAATTTATATTCCAGAAGGCAGTGATTGCGATGAAAAGTGGTGGGGAATTGCCGTACGTATAGAAGATGATATTCTTATTACAAAAAATGGCCCCGTGAATCTTTCCGCTATGGCGCCTAGAAAGGCAGAAGAAATTGAAAAAGTAATGAAGCAACCGAGTCCGTTGGACAAGTTTGAACTTCCAACTTTAAACTAA
- the gcvT gene encoding glycine cleavage system aminomethyltransferase GcvT: protein MKNTALTQTHEALGAKIVPFAGYNMPVSYEGVNVEHETVRKGVGVFDVSHMGEFLIEGPNALDLIQKVSSNDASKLTIGKAQYSCLPNETDGIVDDLIIYRVKEETYLLVVNASNIDKDWNHISKYNEEIGASMRNISDAFSLLAIQGPKAIEAMQSLTSVDLASIKFYNFVVADFAGIENVIISATGYTGSGGFEIYCKNTEVLQVWDKVFEAGADYGIKPIGLAARDTLRLEMGYCLYGNDIDDSTSPFEAGLGWITKFTKKFVNSEELAKIKAHTPERKLIGFELDERGIPRQGYDIVDGQGNKIGVVTSGTMSPSLGKGIGLGYVPQVFAESGSKINIQVRKKAIPATVVKPPFYKA, encoded by the coding sequence ATGAAAAATACTGCGTTAACCCAGACCCATGAAGCCTTAGGTGCAAAGATAGTACCTTTTGCAGGCTATAATATGCCTGTTTCTTATGAAGGTGTCAATGTAGAACACGAGACTGTACGTAAAGGCGTAGGTGTTTTTGATGTTTCTCATATGGGGGAGTTTTTAATCGAAGGGCCAAATGCTTTAGATTTAATTCAAAAAGTATCTTCTAACGATGCTTCAAAACTTACTATTGGCAAGGCTCAGTACAGTTGCCTACCCAATGAGACAGATGGAATTGTGGATGACCTTATCATATATCGCGTGAAGGAAGAAACTTATCTTTTGGTAGTTAACGCATCAAACATTGATAAGGACTGGAATCATATTTCAAAGTACAATGAGGAAATAGGTGCTTCTATGCGCAATATTTCAGACGCATTCTCTCTTTTGGCCATTCAAGGCCCGAAAGCTATTGAAGCTATGCAATCGTTGACGTCGGTAGATTTAGCAAGTATTAAATTCTACAATTTTGTTGTTGCAGATTTTGCAGGTATTGAAAATGTTATCATATCGGCAACTGGATATACCGGTTCTGGTGGATTTGAAATCTATTGCAAAAACACTGAAGTGTTACAAGTTTGGGACAAGGTTTTTGAAGCTGGTGCGGATTACGGTATAAAACCTATTGGTCTTGCCGCTAGAGACACACTACGCCTTGAAATGGGGTATTGTCTTTACGGAAACGATATAGATGATAGTACTTCTCCTTTTGAGGCGGGTTTAGGTTGGATTACCAAATTCACCAAGAAATTCGTTAACAGCGAAGAGTTAGCCAAGATAAAAGCGCACACTCCAGAACGTAAACTTATAGGTTTTGAACTAGATGAAAGAGGTATACCTAGACAAGGGTATGATATTGTAGACGGACAAGGAAATAAAATAGGGGTTGTTACTTCGGGTACTATGTCTCCATCTTTAGGAAAAGGAATTGGTTTAGGCTATGTGCCACAAGTTTTCGCTGAATCTGGCTCTAAAATAAACATTCAAGTACGCAAAAAAGCGATACCTGCAACTGTTGTTAAGCCCCCGTTTTACAAGGCATGA